The following DNA comes from Rhodopseudomonas boonkerdii.
TTTGGCTTCGGCATCCCGCGATTCCTGAGCGGGAAGGCAAGATTTTCGCCCACCGTCATGGTGTCGTAGATCACCGGAAACTGGAACACCTGCGCGATGTTGCGCTTCTGGGTCGGCAGCGGCGTGATGTCATTGCCGTCGAACAGGATCTGGCCACGGGTCGGCGAGATGATGCCGGAGATGAGATTCAACAGTGTCGTCTTGCCGCAACCGGATGGGCCGAGCAGCGCATAGGCGCCGCCCTGCCGCCAGGTCATGGAGATCGGCTTCAACGCAAACGATTCCGGATCGGCATCGTTGCCGCTGTAGGATTGCGCGAGATCGACAAGATCGATGCGGGCCATAATGTGCTCCTACATCGCGGGCGCGGCGACCAGACGGTCGCTGCTGTCGAAGATGAAGATATTGGCGGGATCGAGCACGGCGTCGAGCTTGTCGCCAGGCGCGAACTCATGGATACCGGACAGCACCGAGACCCAGTCCGACTGACCGTGCTTCACATGAATGAAACTCTCGGAACCGGTGATTTCAGTCACGGTCACTTCGGCGGGGAAGACGTGGGCGCCCGTTGCGGCCCGAGCGACACCGAGTTGATGGGCGCGGAAGCCAACGCTATAGCGGCCGTCAGCGAGCGCCGCATAGAGCCCGCTCGCCGGCGCATTGACGCCTCCGGCATATTGCACGCCATCGCCCCTCTTCTCGATATCCACCGCATTCAGCGGCGGGTCGGAAAATACCTCGGCGACTTTCAGCGTGCCCGGCCGGCGATAGACCTTCGGCGTATCGCCGAACTGCAGCACTTCGCCTTCCCACAAGCAGGCGGTGCGGCCGCCGAGCAGCAGCGCCTCGGACGGTTCGGTGGTCGCATAGACGAAGATCGCGCCGGACGCCTCGAAGATTTTGGGCAGTTCGGTGCGTAATTCCTCACGGAGCTTGTAGTCGAGATTGGCGAGCGGCTCGTCGAGCAGCACGAGGTCGGCACCCTTGACCAGCGCGCGCGCGATCGCGGTGCGTTGCTGCTGGCCACCGGAGAGCTGCAGCGGTGTGCGCTTGAGATACGGCTCGAGCTTGAGCAGCGCCGCCGCCTCGCGCACGCGCGTCTCGATCTCGGCCTTCGGTTTGCCCCGCACGCGCAGCGGCGACGCGATGTTTTCATAAACCGTAAGCGAGGGGTAATTGATGAACTGCTGATAGACCATCGCCACCGAACGCTTGCGGATGTCGATGCCGGTGACATCCTTGCCATCCACCAGCACGCGGCCTTGCGCCGGTTTGTCGAGGCCTGCGAGCAGCCGCATGATCGAGGTCTTGCCGGCCAGCGTCGGCCCGAGCAACACGCTGAGGCTACCGCGCTCAAGGGTCAGCGAGACGTCGCGAATGGTCGGCACGCCGTCCACCATCTGCGAGACATGATCGAGCGTCACGCTCATACGCGCGCTCCCGTGTCCGCTGCTGTATCCCGATGGGCGACGAGCCATTCGTCGAGCGCCACGACTTCCTCCGCTGACAATCGCAGGCCGAGTTTGGAGCGCCGCCAGACGATGTCTTCGGCGCTTACGGCCCATTCCTGGGTCATCAGATAGCGCACCTCGCGCTCGGTCAATGTGGCACCGAAGTCGCGACCGAGATCGGAAGCGGATTTCGCATGCGCGAGAAGTTTAGCGGCGCGCGTGCCATAGGCATGGACCAGCCGGCTCGCATGCGCAGCCGCAAGAAACGGATAGTCGCGGCTGATTTCGCCGATCAGCGCATCGACAGAGGAGACATCGACATCGCCGCCGGGCAACGGCGCCTCCGCGGTCCAGCCTTCTTTCGCCTTGTCGCCCTTCAGATAGGGCGACAGCTTCTGCAGCGCTTCTTCGGCAAGTCGGCGATAGGTGGTGATCTTGCCGCCATAGATCGACAGCAGCGGCGCACCGCCGAGCAGATCGAGCTCGAAAACATAATCGCGCGTGGCCGCTTTGGCGTCGCTGGCGCCGTCGTCATAAAGCGGACGGACGCCGGAATAGGTCCAGACGACGTCGTCGGCCAGCACGGGTTTTGCGAAATACTCGCTGACGGAACTGCAGAGATAGGCGATCTCATCCGGCGTGATTTTCACATCGGCGGGATCGCCGTGATAGTCGACATCGGTGGTGCCGATCAGGGTGAAATCGTTCTGATAGGGAATCGCGAAGACGATGCGCCCGTCGGCATTCTGGAAGATATAGGCGCGATCATGCGCGTACAGCTTCGGCACGACGATGTGCGAGCCCTGCACCAGCCGTACCTTCGCTCGGGCATTCACACCGGCGCCGACGGCAAGGACGTTCTCCACCCATGGCCCGCCGGCATTGACCAGCGTCCGCGCGCTGATTGTCTCGCGCTCACGCGTGAGCACGTTCTCGACCGTCACCCGCCAGATGCCGTCGGCTTGACGTATTTCGACGGCGCGGCTGCGGGTGCGGATTTCGGCGCCGCGATCGGCGGCATCGCGCGCGGTGAGCACGACGAGGCGGGCATCATCAACGAAGCAGTCGGAATATTCGA
Coding sequences within:
- a CDS encoding ABC transporter ATP-binding protein; this encodes MSVTLDHVSQMVDGVPTIRDVSLTLERGSLSVLLGPTLAGKTSIMRLLAGLDKPAQGRVLVDGKDVTGIDIRKRSVAMVYQQFINYPSLTVYENIASPLRVRGKPKAEIETRVREAAALLKLEPYLKRTPLQLSGGQQQRTAIARALVKGADLVLLDEPLANLDYKLREELRTELPKIFEASGAIFVYATTEPSEALLLGGRTACLWEGEVLQFGDTPKVYRRPGTLKVAEVFSDPPLNAVDIEKRGDGVQYAGGVNAPASGLYAALADGRYSVGFRAHQLGVARAATGAHVFPAEVTVTEITGSESFIHVKHGQSDWVSVLSGIHEFAPGDKLDAVLDPANIFIFDSSDRLVAAPAM
- the glpD gene encoding glycerol-3-phosphate dehydrogenase — its product is MGQVYDLAIIGGGVNGCGIARDAVGRGNSVFLCEMKDLASGTSSWSTKLIHGGLRYLEYYDFKLVRHALLEREVLWAIAPHIISPLRFVLPHHAGLRPAWLLRLGLFLYDHIGGRKLLPATRTLDLSKDETGKPLAPGRFHRGFEYSDCFVDDARLVVLTARDAADRGAEIRTRSRAVEIRQADGIWRVTVENVLTRERETISARTLVNAGGPWVENVLAVGAGVNARAKVRLVQGSHIVVPKLYAHDRAYIFQNADGRIVFAIPYQNDFTLIGTTDVDYHGDPADVKITPDEIAYLCSSVSEYFAKPVLADDVVWTYSGVRPLYDDGASDAKAATRDYVFELDLLGGAPLLSIYGGKITTYRRLAEEALQKLSPYLKGDKAKEGWTAEAPLPGGDVDVSSVDALIGEISRDYPFLAAAHASRLVHAYGTRAAKLLAHAKSASDLGRDFGATLTEREVRYLMTQEWAVSAEDIVWRRSKLGLRLSAEEVVALDEWLVAHRDTAADTGARV